The DNA sequence AGATCATGCGCCGCGCGATAGAGCTGCCCGCGATCCTGTACACGTTCGACGTCCTGGCGCTGGAGGGCCGCGACGTGCGCCGGGTGCCGCTCGTGGACCGCAAGAAGCTGCTGCGCGAGGTGCTTCCGGAGCTCGGCACGCTGCGGCTTTCGGACCACGTCGCGGGCCGGGGGGAGCGCTTCTACGCGCAGGTGGACCGCATGCAGCTCGAGGGAATGGTGGCCAAGCGCGCCGACTCGCCCTATCGGGGCGGCCGCTCGTCGGACTGGCGGAAGATCCGCGCGGACCGCACCGAGGACCTGGTGGTCGTAGGCTTCACCGAGCCCAAGGGATCACGGGGCGGGCTCGGCGCGCTGCACCTGGGGGCCTACGTGGGCGAGGAGCTGCGCTACGCCGGCCGAGCGGGGAGCGGCTTCACCGCCAAGCAGCTCGAGGAGACGCGCGCCGAGCTCGAGGAGCTGCGCGTGGCCAAGCCGTCCTGCACGCGGGCCCCGAAGGGGAAGGAGCATGTCTGGGTGCGCCCGGAGCTAGTGGCAGAGGTTCGCTACCGCGAGTGGACGGAGGATGACCTGCTGCGCCACCCGGTGTTCCTGCGCTTCCGGGACGACAAGCCGCCCGAGGAGTGCGTGCACCCCACCGCCGACCGGTCCGCAGACTCCGAGGAGATAGCCTTGGTCGAGCACAAAGAGTCGAACCCAGGACCCGAGGTGGCGCTCACCAACCTCGACAAGATCTTCTGGCCCGAGGAGGGCTACACCAAGGGCGACCTGATCGAGTACTACCGTGCCGTCGCAGACTGGATGCTCCCCTACATGGCCGAGCGCCCGATCGTGCTTACGCGCTACCCCGACGGCATCGACGGCAAGTTCTTCTTCCAGAAGGATGCGCCGTCGTGGGCGCCCGAGTGGATCCGCACCGAGACCGTGTGGAGCGAGGACAGCGAGCGCGAGCTGCACTACTTCATCGGCGGCGATCTGCCCACGCTCCTCTTCCTGGCCAACTCGGCCGCCATCGTCATGCACCTGTGGGCCAGCCGCCTGCCGGACCTGGAGCACCCCGACTGGTGCATTCTGGACCTCGACCCAAAGGAGGCTCCGTTCACCGACGTGGTGAAGGTCGCCAAGGTCGCCAAGCAGGTTTGCGACGACCTCGAACTGCCGACCTACGTGAAGACCAGCGGCTCGTCCGGGCTGCACCTGCTGATCCCGCTCGGCAGGCAGCTCACGCACGACCAGTCCAAGGTGCTCGCCGAGCTGATCGCGAGGGTCGTAGTGGGCGAGGCCGAGGACATCGCGACGGTGGTGCGCAATCCCAAGAAGAGGGAAGGGAAGGTCTACGTCGACTTCCTGCAGAACGGCTGGGGCAAGCTGCTCGTATCGCCCTACAGCGTACGGCCGGTGCCCGGCGCGCAGGTCTCTGCGCCGCTGCGCTGGAAGGAGGTGACCGCTAGTCTGACCCTCGACAAATTCACGATCAAAAGCGTGCCGCGCCGCGTGCGCGCGCTCAAGGAGGACCCCATGCTGAACGTGCTCAGCGAGAAGCCGGACCTGACGGGGGCGCTCACCAGGCTGCAGGAGAAGCTGTGAGCGCGGGGGCCGCGCAGGGCCTGGACGCGATGTTCGGGGGCGGTTCACCTCAGGACTTCCCGACGATCGAGCAGGGCCTGAGCGCGTTCCGGGACGCAGGGCAGATCGCCTACCTGGCGCTGGGCATCGCGCTGGCGATCCTGCTGTCCTCGGTGATCGCGTTCCACCCGCGGCGGCGCGGCCGGGTGCGGGATGACGCGGACCTGGAGTATCCGCGCACGATCATCCTGTTCGCGGTGGTCGGCGCCATCGTCGCGCAGATCGTCCGGGTGAGCCCCGCGATGGCGCTGGTGGTGTTCGGCATCGGCGGCCTGATTCGTTTCCGCACCCGCATCGGCGCGCCCGCCGACACCGGCCACGCCATCCTAGCCACGCTGATCGGTATCGCAGCCGGCATGGGCATGTTCCTGCTAGCCGTGATCGGAACGATCACTGCCTGGCTGCTGATTCTCACGATGGAGAGCCGGCCCGCCTACCGGCTGCGCGTGCGCGACCTGGACGAGCTGGGCGCTCTCGAGGCGCGCGAGAAGATCCGGCCCATTCTCGCGGCCTCCGGGTGGAAGGTCCTGGGCGAGGCGCACCGTCCCGACGAGGGCAAGCTGGACTTCTACGTGCGCGGAAAAGATCCGGACGCCGCAGAGTCGCTGCGCGCGGAGTTGCGCCAGGCCTTCGAAGAGGCGGAGGGCAGGGTTCGCCTGGAGGACGCGATCTGAGGGGCGAGGTCCGCTTCGAATCCGGCACGAGCAAGGGCGAGGTCTCCGGCCTCCTGCTGGCGCCGTCCAACATGCGCGCCCTGTACGTCCTGGCCCACGGCGCCGGCGCTGGTATGCGCCACGCGTTCATGGAGGACATCTCGCGCGTCCTCGCCGAGCGCGGCATCGGCACCTTTCGCTACCAGTTTCCTTACACGGAGGAGGGTCGCCGGGCCCCCGACCCCGCGCCGCGCCTGGAGAAAACCGTGCGGGCAGCGGTGGCGGAGGCCGCACGGCTGGCCCCCGGCGCGCCGCTGATCGCAGGTGGCAAGTCAATGGGCGGGCGCATGACGTCGCGCGCCCAGTCGGCGGAGGCGCTTCCGGACGTGCGCGGCTTGGCGTTCCTGGGCTTTCCGTTGCACGCGCCGGGTAGGGAGGGCGTCGAGCGGGCGGATCACCTGGCCGCCGTCGAGATCCCGATGCTGTTCGTTCAGGGGACGCGCGATAGGCTGGCGAACCTGGAGCTAATCGGGTCGGTGGCCGGGGGGCTAGGCGATCTTGCGACGCTGGAGGTGATCGAGGGAGGCGATCATTCCTTCGCGGTGCCCAAAAAGCTGGGCGTGAGCCGCGAGGAGGTGCTGGAGGACGTCGCCGCCAGGATCGCGGCGTGGGCGGGAGCCGTGACACGCTGACAGAGCTCCATCCACGCCAGGCGCCTTGACATGCTCCGAGGGAGACGCTAGAAGTGCCGGACAAATGCTGGTTTTTTAGCACATCCATTTGGGCGACACTGGAGGTGTCGATGAGTGTCCCGCGATCTGTGCCCTTCCCGTGCCGCCTGGCGGCGGTCGGTCTGGGTCTGGCGATGCTTGCTGCACCGCCCCATGTCTTCGCGCAGGAGCAATCCGCTCTGCGGCTCGTTGCCGAGGCAAGGGAGGCGACGGACGAGCGTGATTGGGGGCGAGCAGCTGTGCTCTGGGACTCGGTCACCCGCGCAAACCCTACGCGGGCCGAGTATTGGGGCCGCCTCGCGCGCGCGAAGCGAGAGAGCGGCGACTACGCTGCCGCCATCGCGGCGCTGGAGCGCGAGGGTAGCCTGGGCGGCC is a window from the Gemmatimonadota bacterium genome containing:
- the ligD gene encoding DNA ligase D, which translates into the protein MGAKKKNAPGGLDAYHAKRSAGATSEPAGSVATPGGRRFVVQKHAATSTHFDLRLEHDGVLKSWAVPKGPSYDTAQKRLAVHVEDHPVEYVEFEGVIPEGNYGAGAVIVWDIGHYLPLEPIDEGFEKGKLLFELRGHKLRGRWTLVKMKKTEKEWLLIKERDALARPGEPDDFVRTSVFSGLTVEELGEGVDPAGPALRLLKRWEKKDEGVVRRSRLRIDDAKFMLATKHEEAFSDPGWLFELKYDGYRLMCGKDGEEVRLLTRNGNDATATFPEVARALRRLPFEHVVLDGEVVVHDENGLPSFQRLQQRGRLSKPREIMRRAIELPAILYTFDVLALEGRDVRRVPLVDRKKLLREVLPELGTLRLSDHVAGRGERFYAQVDRMQLEGMVAKRADSPYRGGRSSDWRKIRADRTEDLVVVGFTEPKGSRGGLGALHLGAYVGEELRYAGRAGSGFTAKQLEETRAELEELRVAKPSCTRAPKGKEHVWVRPELVAEVRYREWTEDDLLRHPVFLRFRDDKPPEECVHPTADRSADSEEIALVEHKESNPGPEVALTNLDKIFWPEEGYTKGDLIEYYRAVADWMLPYMAERPIVLTRYPDGIDGKFFFQKDAPSWAPEWIRTETVWSEDSERELHYFIGGDLPTLLFLANSAAIVMHLWASRLPDLEHPDWCILDLDPKEAPFTDVVKVAKVAKQVCDDLELPTYVKTSGSSGLHLLIPLGRQLTHDQSKVLAELIARVVVGEAEDIATVVRNPKKREGKVYVDFLQNGWGKLLVSPYSVRPVPGAQVSAPLRWKEVTASLTLDKFTIKSVPRRVRALKEDPMLNVLSEKPDLTGALTRLQEKL
- a CDS encoding MgtC/SapB family protein, whose product is MSAGAAQGLDAMFGGGSPQDFPTIEQGLSAFRDAGQIAYLALGIALAILLSSVIAFHPRRRGRVRDDADLEYPRTIILFAVVGAIVAQIVRVSPAMALVVFGIGGLIRFRTRIGAPADTGHAILATLIGIAAGMGMFLLAVIGTITAWLLILTMESRPAYRLRVRDLDELGALEAREKIRPILAASGWKVLGEAHRPDEGKLDFYVRGKDPDAAESLRAELRQAFEEAEGRVRLEDAI
- a CDS encoding alpha/beta family hydrolase, coding for MRALYVLAHGAGAGMRHAFMEDISRVLAERGIGTFRYQFPYTEEGRRAPDPAPRLEKTVRAAVAEAARLAPGAPLIAGGKSMGGRMTSRAQSAEALPDVRGLAFLGFPLHAPGREGVERADHLAAVEIPMLFVQGTRDRLANLELIGSVAGGLGDLATLEVIEGGDHSFAVPKKLGVSREEVLEDVAARIAAWAGAVTR